In Brassica napus cultivar Da-Ae unplaced genomic scaffold, Da-Ae ScsIHWf_2517;HRSCAF=3254, whole genome shotgun sequence, one genomic interval encodes:
- the LOC125601291 gene encoding uncharacterized protein LOC125601291: MEKEHKGKHHPKKNRECSRSTSDEYKQKEFDQFDRNRKHAVYEFQIPPFHGKAAPEAYVKWEKKIELIFSSQHYAERKKIQMATAEFCGHALRWWNQLIKCRRLDGKEPVETWLKLRALMRREYVPRQYHKEVIQKQPETYLCSSLSVQKQPDSKRSSPSSNLVSSSKTSTHSFEDSIRKAISQAFRDVEKQLKQSKTISPSLEVQNQALPQLSQNSKMQNQTQLHNQTWLH; encoded by the coding sequence TCAAGATCAACCAGCGATGAGTACAAGCAAAAAGAGTTTGATCAGTTTGACAGGAACCGGAAGCATGCTGTATATGAATTTCAAATCCCTCCATTCCATGGCAAGGCGGCTCCTGAAGCTTATGTGAagtgggaaaagaagattgAGTTGATTTTCAGTAGTCAACACTATGCTGAAAGAAAGAAGATTCAAATGGCTACTGCTGAGTTTTGTGGTCATGCTTTAAGATGGTGGAATCAGTTGATAAAGTGCAGAAGACTTGATGGAAAAGAACCAGTGGAAACATGGCTTAAGCTGAGGGCTTTGATGCGTAGAGAGTACGTTCCAAGACAGTACCACAAGGAAGTTATTCAAAAGCAGCCTGAGACATATCTATGTTCTTCATTATCAGTTCAGAAACAACCAGACAGTAAGAGATCAAGTCCATCTAGTAACCTGGTTTCATCAAGCAAAACATCAACCCATTCCTTTGAAGATAGCATAAGGAAGGCAATTTCACAAGCGTTTAGGGATGTGGAGAAACAACTTAAACAGTCCAAGACTATATCTCCATCCTTAGAAGTACAGAACCAAGCGCTTCCTCAACTGTCTCAGAACTCAAAGATGCAGAACCAGACTCAGTTGCACAATCAGACTTGGCTGCACTAG